A genome region from Piliocolobus tephrosceles isolate RC106 chromosome 8, ASM277652v3, whole genome shotgun sequence includes the following:
- the TAS2R38 gene encoding LOW QUALITY PROTEIN: taste receptor type 2 member 38 (The sequence of the model RefSeq protein was modified relative to this genomic sequence to represent the inferred CDS: substituted 1 base at 1 genomic stop codon): protein MLTLTHICTVSYEVRSTFLFISVLEFAVGFLTNGFISLVNFWDVVKRQPLSNSDCVLLCLSISRLFLHGLLFLSAIXLTHFQKLSEPLNHSYQAILMLWMIANQANLWLAACLSLLYCSKLIHFSHTFLICLASWVSRKISQMLLAIFLCSCICTVLCVWCFFSRLHFTVTTVLFMNNNTRLNWQIKDLNSFYSFLFCYLWSVPPFLLFLVSSGMLTVSLGRHMRTMKVYTRDSRDPSLEAHIKALKSLISFFCFFVISSCAAFISVPLLILWHDKIGVMVCVGIMAACPSGHAAILISGNAKLRRAVTTILLWAQSSLKVRADHMADSKTLC from the coding sequence ATGTTGACTCTAACTCACATCTGCACTGTGTCCTATGAAGTCAGGAGcacatttctgttcatttcaGTCCTGGAGTTTGCAGTGGGGTTTCTGACCAACGGCTTCATTTCCTTGGTGAATTTTTGGGACGTAGTGAAGAGGCAGCCACTGAGCAACAGTGATTGTGTGCTTCTGTGTCTCAGCATCAGCCGGCTTTTCCTGCATGGACTGCTCTTCCTGAGTGCTATCTAGCTTACCCACTTCCAGAAGTTGAGTGAACCACTGAACCACAGCTACCAAGCCATCCTCATGCTATGGATGATTGCAAACCAAGCCAACCTCTGGCTtgccgcctgcctcagcctactctACTGCTCCAAGCTCATCCATTTCTCTCACACCTTCCTGATCTGCTTGGCAAGCTGGGTCTCCAGGAAGATCTCCCAGATGctcctggctatttttctttGCTCCTGCATCTGCACTGTCCTCTGTGTTTGGTGCTTTTTTAGCAGACTTCACTTCACAGTCACAACTGTGCTATTCATGAATAACAATACAAGGCTCAACTGGCAGATTAAAGATCTCAactcattttattcctttctcttctgcTATCTGTGGTCTGTCCCTCCTTTCCTATTGTTTCTAGTTTCTTCTGGGATGCTGACTGTCTCCCTTGGAAGGCACATGAGGACAATGAAGGTCTATACCAGAGACTCTCGTGACCCCAGCCTGGAGGCCCACATTAAAGCCCTCAAGTCTCTTATctcatttttctgcttctttgtgaTATCATCCTGTGCTGCCTTCATCTCAGTGCCCCTGCTTATTCTGTGGCATGACAAAATAGGGGTGATGGTTTGTGTTGGGATAATGGCAGCTTGTCCCTCTGGGCATGCAGCcatcctgatctcaggcaatgcCAAGTTGAGGAGAGCTGTGACAACCATTCTGCTCTGGGCTCAGAGCAGCCTGAAGGTAAGAGCCGACCACATGGCAGATTCCAAGACACTGTGCTGA